A stretch of Mastacembelus armatus chromosome 1, fMasArm1.2, whole genome shotgun sequence DNA encodes these proteins:
- the zfp91 gene encoding zinc finger protein 135, protein METANDRTGDVNKREEPEQDKAANQSPATSTTVSPRRGLRERGASRRRSGVSASVTDVNGAASPQSSGRVLRDRSTRTVPAWLKDTKSDDDEDEHSSDTGATKRRKVSNSRRKKNSESVGSAEPEGGVAGDSLQGTDSEDPKKPTTDAQALPSRRPPGQSRAKAPSGRAVRGSAKPVCKTEPEMENPTAVEGETNDKDKYEIKKKEEESKAIVEPVLNDEDLPFQDDSNDLNFQPQSQSAVEVEEGLSSDEDVPFRDDLNDQSYDPKAERDAPKPKRRPPPRQKDKKEREKAPKKEKEVTEIKVEGSDSLQRVDEEVKLEEEIVEDPDGPRKRGRRKKDDKTPRLPKRRKKPPVQYVRCEMEGCGTVLAHPRYLQHHIKYQHLLKKKYVCPHPSCGRLFRLQKQLLRHAKHHTDQRDYICEFCARAFKSSHNLAVHRMIHTGEKPLQCEICGFTCRQKASLNWHMKKHDADATYQFSCSICGKKFEKKDCVVAHKAKSHPEVLIAEALAANAGALITTPASLLELPGNPVHTEMTSLDMSQVGQDGQVDQLSQEGPVGQQVAHVSQMGHVAQQVSHQVVLLGQDQSLHTMQVPVTIALSPIDPPSPAEHQQQTHLQLQMPVQFVQAAQQPQQPQIQQLTLHSSSGVTQHQPQLQPLQPYSSQQHSQGQTQILQMTFQPVSQAQTHIQQLPILATSQQLPTLQAATPSPPLLSTSQAQSQHPASTTEDSFILGNPVLTSSPPSANSLQQTESVGEDGVVWEQVGQGEVLTDSTERHVQQAVM, encoded by the exons ATGGAAACAGCCAACGACCGAACCGGAGATGTAAATAAACGTGAGGAGCCGGAGCAGGACAAGGCCGCAAATCAGTCCCCGGCCACCAGTACGACCGTTAGCCCGCGGAGGGGGCTCAGGGAGCGCGGAGCGAGTCGCCGGAGGTCCGGTGTCTCCGCTTCAGTGACGGACGTTAATGGAGCTGCGAGCCCGCAGAGCTCAGGACGGGTTTTAAGAGACAGGTCAACGAGGACAGTACCGGCCTGGCTTAAGGATACCAAGAGCGACGACGACGAAGACGAACACAGCTCAGACACCGGTGCGACCAAACGAAGGAAAGTTTCCAACTCCAGGCGGAAAAAAAATTCAGAATCTGTGGGTTCGGCTGAGCCTGAAGGGGGGGTCGCAGGTGACAGCCTTCAAGGCACAGA ctcagaggaCCCCAAAAAGCCTACCACAGATGCCCAAG CTCTTCCCTCCAGACGGCCCCCAGGCCAGAGTCGCGCCAAGGCCCCATCTGGCAGGGCCGTCCGTGGCTCTGCCAAGCCTGTGTGTAAGACCGAACCTGAAATGGAGAATCCAACTG CAGTGGAAGGAGAGACAAATGATAAAGACAAGTATGAAAT taaaaagaaagaggaggaaagtaAGGCTATTGTCGAACCGGTCTTGAATGATGAAGACCTTCCATTTCAGGATGACTCTAATGACCTCAACTTCCAGCCTCAAAGTCAGAG tGCTGTAGAGGTCGAAGAGGGcctcagcagtgatgaagatGTCCCGTTTAGAGATGACTTAAATGACCAGAGCTATGACCCGAAGGCTGAAAG GGATGCCCCTAAACCAAAGCGCAGACCTCCTCCTAGACAGAAggacaaaaaagagagagagaaggcaccCAAAAAAGAGAAGGAGGTCACTGAAATAAAGGTAGAAGGTTCAGACAGCTTGCAGAGAGTGGATGAGGAAGTAAAGCTAGAAGAAGAAATTGTGGAGGACCCAGATGGACCGAGAAA GAGAGGCCGTCGgaaaaaagatgacaaaacTCCACGGCTGCCAAAGAGAAG GAAGAAGCCCCCAGTGCAATATGTGCGCTGTGAAATGGAAGGATGTGGGACAGTCCTGGCTCATCCTCGTTACCTACAG CACCATATAAAGTACCAGCACTTGCTCAAGAAGAAATATGTGTGTCCTCACCCATCTTGTGGAAGGCTTTTCCGCCTGCAGAAGCAGCTGCTGCGCCATGCAAAGCACCACACGG ATCAGAGGGACTACATCTGTGAGTTTTGTGCTCGTGCCTTCAAAAGTTCCCACAACCTGGCTGTGCATCGCATGATTCACACAGGAGAAAAGCCCCTACA GTGTGAGATCTGTGGCTTCACCTGTCGCCAGAAGGCGTCACTCAACTGGCACATGAAGAAGCATGATGCTGATGCCACATATCAGttctcctgctccatttgtggTAAGAAGTTTGAGAAGAAGGACTGTGTGGTGGCCCATAAGGCCAAGAGTCACCCAGAGGTGCTAATTGCTGAGGCACTGGCAGCGAATGCTGGCGCCCTCATCACAACCCCTGCTTCCCTGCTGGAGCTGCCCGGAAACCCTGTGCACACCGAAATGACCAGCTTGGACATGAGCCAAGTAGGGCAGGATGGGCAGGTGGACCAGCTGAGCCAAGAAGGGCCAGTTGGGCAGCAAGTGGCTCATGTGTCCCAGATGGGTCATGTCGCCCAACAAGTGAGTCACCAGGTGGTTTTACTGGGACAAGACCAGAGCCTTCATACCATGCAGGTGCCAGTGACGATTGCCCTGTCCCCCATCGACCCCCCTTCCCCGGCTGAACACCAGCAGCAGACTCACCTCCAGCTGCAAATGCCCGTCCAGTTTGTGCAGGCTGctcagcagccacagcagcccCAAATCCAACAACTGACCCTCCATTCCAGCTCGGGGGTGACCCAGCACCAACCCCAGCTCCAGCCTCTCCAGCCATATTCCTCCCAGCAGCATAGCCAGGGGCAGACACAAATCCTACAAATGACCTTCCAGCCAGTCAGCCAGGCCCAGACCCACATTCAGCAGCTCCCCATCCTTGCGACCTCTCAGCAGCTTCCGACCCTGCAGGCAGCCACCCCAAGCCCTCCTCTGCTGTCCACATCACAGGCCCAGTCGCAGCATCCAGCCTCCACCACTGAGGACAGCTTTATTCTGGGAAATCCAGTGCTCACGTCTTCCCCTCCTTCAGCCAACTCCCTGCAGCAGACAGAAAGTGTAGGGGAGGACGGCGTGGTCTGGGAGCAGGTAGGACAAGGTGAAGTTCTGACTGACAGCACTGAGAGACACGTGCAGCAGGCTGTCATGTAA